GTCATGGCGAGCTGGAGCGTGCGTGGGATCGGCGTCGCGGTCAGCGTCAGCATGTGGACCTCGGCGCGCATCTCCTTCAGCCGCTCCTTGTGGGCGACGCCGAAATGCTGCTCCTCGTCGACGATGACGAGGCCGAGATCCTTGAAATCGATGCCCTTGCCCAGCAACGCATGGGTGCCAACGGTGATGTCCATGGTGCCGTCGGAAATGCCCTGCTTCACCGCCTTGAGGTCTGGCGCCGAGACGAAGCGCGAGGCCTGGCCGACCTTGACCGGCAGACCGGCGAAGCGCTCGGCGAAATTGCGATAGTGCTGGCGCGCCAGCAGCGTCGTCGGCACGACGACCGCAACCTGCTTGCCGGCGAGCGCAGTCGTGAAGGCGGCACGCAGAGCAACTTCCGTCTTGCCGAAGCCGACATCGCCGCAGACCAGCCGGTCCATCGGGCGGCCGGCCGCGAGATCGTCGAGCACGGCGTCAATCGTGTTCTGCTGGTCCTCGGTTTCCTCATAGGGGAAGCGTGCGCAGAACTCGTCATAGAGCCCGTCTTGCGGCACGAGACGCGGCGCTTCCTTGAGGGCGCGGGCAGCGGCGATCTGGATCAGCTTGCCTGCCATCTCGCGGATGCGCTGCTTCAGCTTGGCCTTGCGCGCCTGCCAGCCACCACCGCCGAGCCGGTCGAGCACGACCTCGGTGTCCTCCGAGCCGTAGCGCGAGAGCAGCTCGATATTCTCCGCCGGCAGGAACAGCTTGGCGTCGCCGGCATAATGGATTTCGAGACAGTCATGCGGCGCGCCGGCGGCCGTGATCGTCTGCAGGCCGACAAAGCGGCCGATACCGTGGTCGACATGGACGACGATATCGCCAGGCGTCAGCGATGACAGCTCGTTGATGAAGTCCTGCGGCCGGCGCGTCTTGCGGCGCGGCCGCACCAGGCGGTCGCCCAAAATGTCCTGCTCGCCGATGACGGCGAGCTTGCCGGCCTCGAAACCGGTCTCGAAGCCCCAGACAGCGAGGGCAGTCGTGCCGGGCTTGAGATCGAACGCAGCTCGCAATGAGCCGGTCATCTGCACGGTCTTGAGCCCGTGATCGGCCAACACATGGGCAAGGCGCTCGCGCGAGCCCTCCGACCAGGCGGCGAGGATGACGCGGCGTCCGTCCGCCTCCAATGCTTTCACATGCGCAACCGCAGCATCGAAGACGCTGCCGGCATTGTCGGCACGCTCGGCCGCGAAGCTGCGGCCCTGCTTGCCGGCGAGATCGACGACGAGCTTGCCTTCGCTCTCCGGCAGCTGGAACGGCGTCAGCGAGGCGACGCCGGCCTCGCCGATGATGCCGCGCCAGTCGGCCGGCGAGAGATAGAGCGCCTCCGGTGGCAGCGGCTTGTAGGGTATCGAGCCGGGCGAAGGCTGGCCGAGCGCGCTCTTGCGGGCGTCGTAATAGTCCTTGATCAGGCTGATGCGTTCGCCGACGGCATCCTCGGCCTGATGGTCGAGCACGATCGGGACATCGGGCAGATAGGTGAAGAGCGTGTCGAGCTTTTCCGCCAGCAGCGGCAGCCAATGCTCCAGCCCGGCCGGGCGCCTGCCCTCGCTCACCGCTTCATAAAGCGTGTCGTCGCGGCCAGGCGTGCCGAAGGTCGCGATATAGGACTGGCGGAAGCGGCGAATGCTGTCGCTGGTCATCTGCGCTTCGGACATCGGCACGAGGTCGAGCCCGCGCAATTGCCCGGTCGTGCGCTGCGTCTCCGGATCGAAGGTCCGGATCGATTCCAGCGTATCGCCGAAGAAATCGAGCCGGATCGGCGCCGGCATGCCCGGCGGGAAGAGATCGACGATCCCGCCGCGCACGGCGAACTCGCCCGTCTCGCGCACCGTCGAGGTGCGCATGTAACCGTTGATGTCGAGCCAGCGCGCCAGCTCCTCGGTATCGACCATGTTGCCCGGCGCGGCCGAGAAACTCTCGGAGGCGACCTTGCCGAAGCCCGGCACGCGCTGGAGCGCGGCATTGACCGTGGTCAGCAGCAGGCGCGGCTTGTCGCCGGACTTGGTCCGGGCGAGCCGTGACAGCGTCGTCATCCGATGCGCGACGATCGACGGCGCCGGCGAGACGCGGTCATAGGGCTGGCAATCCCAGGCCGGGAAGCTCATCACCTCGAGATCGGGCGCGACGAACTGCAGCGCGTTCTCCAGCACCTGCAGGCGCTGGCCGTCGCGGGCGACGAAGACGATCAGCGCCGGCCCTTCCGACTTCTTCGCGCGGGCGCGGGTGAGGTCGGCGAGGATGACCGCGTCGAAGCCGTCGGGAACGCCGGCGAGCGTCGGCTTGTCGCCACGATTCAGCGCATCGAGAACGCGCTCGAGCTGCGGCTTGGCGATCTGGGCGGGAGGCGGAATGCTCATCGGGCAATCAATCTCAAGGCGTCATTCTCGGGCTTGTCCTGAGAAACTCAGGACCAGAGAGCGCTGGTTTCCGAGATGGTCGGGCCTGGCCCGACCATGACGGCAGCTCAAACGTGGATCGGCTTGTCGTGCTGGTGAAACGCCTTCAGCCGCCGGAACACGTCGCTGTCGTAGTTCGACGGCACCTGCGCCTCGCCGGTGATCCAGCTCAGCAGGTCGCGGTCGAGCACCTCGATCAGCCGTTCGAACTCGTCGAGCTCGGCCTCGCTCAGCGCGCCGATCTGCGCATCGGCGAAGCGGCCCATGATCAGATCGGTCTCGCGCATGCCGCGATGCCAGGCGCGGAACAGGATCTTGCGCCGGCGCGGGTCGAGACCTTCGCTGCTACGGGTCGAGCCACTCATCATCGGCCTCGCAAAATGAAAATAGGGCCGGCCCCGTCGCGGAGCCTGCCTCGGATAGCTATCTGGCTGTTTAGCGATATAGCTATGCCCCATCGCGAAGTCAGCGGTATTCGTGCCGCAGGCTCCGCACTCCTGACATGCCGTGAGCCCATTGCGCCCCTCCGCTCTCGATCCGCTCTTCGCCCCGGCCACAGCCCTTTCCGGTGTCGGCCCCAAGCTCGCCAAGGCGCTCGACAAGCTGCTGGGCGACGAGACGCATGCCACCCGCGTCATCGATCTGCTCTTCCATCTGCCGACCGGCGCGATCGACCGGCGGCCGAGCGAGAGCATCATCGAGGCGCCGATCGGTGAGATCGCGACCTTCTCAGCCCGCGTGACCGAGCATCGCCCTGCCCCGCCGACCAAGGCCAAGGCGCCCTATCGCATCATCGTCGAAGATGAGACCGGCGACGTGACGCTGGTCTTCTTCCACGCCGATGTCCGCCATCTCCTGCAGACCCTGCCGGTCGGCGCCTACCGTATCATCTCGGGCAAGCTCGAACTCTGGGACGGCATGCGCCAGATGGTGCACCCCGACCGCATCCTCGACCCCAAGCTCGCCGCGACCATGCCCTCGGTCGAGCCGGTCTACGGGCTGACCGAGGGCATTGGCGGGCGCGTCATGGCGCGCATCGCCGCAGGCGCTGCCGAGCGCTGCCCGGAGCTGCCGGAATGGCAGGACGGCGCATTCCTTGCGCGCAACGACTTCGCGCCCTTCCGCGATGCCATTCATGCTCTCCACCACCCTGTCGACCTCAAGGCTGCGCAGGGCGACACGGTCGCGCGCCGGCGCATCGCCTATGACGAATTGCTGGCGAGCCAGATCGCGCTTGCCCTCGTCCGCCGCCAGCAGAAGAAATCAGCCGGTCGTGCCACGGCCGGTGACGGCGTCTTGCGCCGAGCCATCGAGACCACCCTGCCCTTCACGCTGACCGAAGGGCAGCGCAAGGCGATCGCCGACATTCATGACGACATGGAAAAACCGGAGCGCATGCTGCGCCTGCTCCAGGGTGATGTCGGCTCCGGCAAGACCGTCGTCGCGCTGATGGCGATGGCCGCCGCCGCCGAGGCCAGGCGGCAATCGGTGCTGATGGCGCCGACCGAGATCCTCGCCCGCCAGCACGCCGAGCGACTGGCTCCCTTGGCGGACAAGGCCGGGCTTAAGCTCGCCTTGCTGACCGGCCGAGAGAAGGGCGCCGGCCGCCGGCAGGTGCTGGAAGGCTTGGTGAATGGCGAGATCGACATCGCGGTCGGCACCCACGCTTTGTTCCAGGAGGGTGTCGCCTTCCGTGACCTGGCGCTCGCCGTCGTCGACGAGCAGCACCGTTTCGGCGTGCATCAGCGCCTGCTGCTCGGTGCCAAGGGCGAAGCGGTCGACATCCTGGTGATGACGGCGACGCCGATCCCGCGCACGCTGTCGCTGACCTGGTTCGGCGACATGGACATTTCGGTCCTCGCCGAGAAGCCGGCCGGCCGCAAGCCGATCGCCACCAAAGCGATTTCCTCCGAGCGCCATGATGAAGTCGTCGGCGCGGTCGGCCGCGCGATCGGTGCCGGTGCGCAGGTCTACTGGGTCTGCCCGCTGGTGCAGGAATCCGACACGCTCGACGTTGCGGCCGCGCAACAGCGCTTCGAGGCACTGCAGGAAGAGTTCGGCGACAAGGTCGGGCTACTGCACGGCCAGATGCCGGGGCGCGACAAGGACGCGGCGATGGCCGCCTTCTCCGGCGGCCAGACGCGCCTGCTGGTTTCGACCACGGTGATCGAGGTCGGCGTCGACGTACCCAATGCATCAGTCATGGTGATCGAGCATGCCGAGCGCTTCGGCCTCGCCCAGCTCCACCAGTTGCGTGGGCGAATCGGGCGGGGTTCTGCCGCCTCGACCTGCCTCCTGCTCTACAAGGGCCCGCTCGGGCCAGTGGCGGAAGCGCGTCTCAGCATCATGCGCGAGACCGAGGACGGTTTCCGCATCGCCGAGGAGGATTTGCGCCTGCGCGGTGAAGGCGAGGTGCTCGGCACCAAGCAATCCGGCTCTCCGGACTGGCGCATCGCCAGGCCGGAGATCGACGGTGATCTGCTCGCGGCGGCGCGCGACGATGCCCGCCTCCTGATCGAGCGCGACCCGCATCTGGAGACGGAGCGTGGGCAGGCGGTCAGGACATTGCTCTATCTGTTCGAGCGCGACGTCGCGATCCGTCTGCTGCGGGCCGGCTGAGGCGACGTTCAGCCCTGCGCCTCCGGAGCGTTTTAGGCCGCTGCGGACGGGATGCGGGCGATCACCTTGAGCTCGAAGTCGAAGCCGGCGAGCCAGGTCACGCCGACGGCGGTCCAACTCGGATAGGGCGGCTCACCGATCTCTTCGGCCCGGATCGCCATCATCTTCTCGAATTGCGTCTGCGGATCAGTGTGGAAGGAGATGACGTCGATCACGTCATCGAAGCTGGCGCCTGCTGCCGCCAGCACGGCACGCAGATTGGCGAAGGCGCGCCGGACCTGGTCCTCGAACACCGGTTCGGACGAACCGTCCTCGCGGCTGCCGACCTGCCCCGAGATGAAGAGCAGGTCGCCGGAGCGGATGGCGGCCGAATATTGATGAACGTCGTAGAGCGCGTGGCGGTTGGCGGGGAAAATCGCGTCACGTTTGGACATGTTGGCTCCTGTCTCGGGTTTTCGAAATGCAGGCGGACGAGGCCGCGCTGTTTCGTTCTTGCAGACCGGAGATAGAGCGGAGGCACTGTTCGGATTAGCCGTTGAAATCGGCACAGGCTGATGCAGATTGACCAGCAATGATCCGTCCATCCCTCAACGACCTCACAGCCTTTGTCACCGTCGCGACGCGTCGCAGCTTCCGCCGCGCAGCGGATGAGCTCGGCACGGCGCCCTCGACCTTGAGCCATGCGATGCGCGCCCTCGAGGAGCGTATGGGCGTGCGACTGCTCAACCGCACGACGCGCAGCGTCTCGCCGACCGAAGCGGGCTTCGAACTGCTCGGCCGGCTTCAGCCGGCGCTTGCCACGCTGGATGAGGCGCTCGACAGCATCGCCACCTTTCGCGGCAGTCTCGCCGGAACCGTCCGGATCAATGCACCGCGACTGGGGGCTTCGCTTCTCGTCCGCGACGTTCTTCATGTCATGGCGGAGCGCTTTCCCGATGTGATCATCGATCTCGTCGTCGAGGGGAAGCTGATCGACATCGTATCGGCCGGTTTCGATGCCGGCGTGCGCCTTGTCGACTCGATTCCGAAGGACATGATCGCCGTGCCGTTCGCCGGCGAGGTCAGCTTCATCTGCGTGGCGTCACCGGCCTATCTCGAACGTTTCGGCGAGCCGGCCACACCCGACGAACTGGCGCGCCATCGCTGCATCGGCCACCGCGTCCCCAACGGCAAGCTCTATCGCTGGGAGTTCGAGCGGGCCGGACAGGCGCTGACGATCGAGGCAGCCGGCTCGATCATCCTCGACGACGAGGAACTGATGGTGGATGCCGCGATCAAGGACTTGGGAATCGCCTATGTCGCCAGCCCGGCAGCCGAGATCGCCCTGGCGCGCGGGCACCTGCGCCAAGTTCTCACCACGTGGACGCCCGCTCCCGAACGGATCGCGGTCTATTATCCCGGACACCGAGCCGTGCCGCCGGCGCTGCGGGCCTTCCTCGATGTCGTCAAGGCCTCGCGATCGTAAGCGGCAGCAATCCCGATCAAGCGGACCCGCCTCGCCTCCGCCATGGTGCCGGCGTTTCGTGAGTGAGCCCATGGACCCAATCAAGAAAGCCCTCTGGTGCATCGAGAGCCGCTTCGCCTCCGAGCTCTCGCTCGACGAGATCGCGGAGGTCAGCGGCGTCTCGCGCTTCCATCTCAGCCGCGCCTTCGGCGTGGCGACCGGCCGTTCGGTGATGCGCTATGTTCGCGAGCGCCGGCTCTCGGAAGCGGCGCGCCAGCTGGCTGCTGGGGCGCCCGACATCCTCCAGGTCGCGCTCGACTGGGGCTATGGCTCTCACGAGGCCTTCACCCGCGCCTTCCGCGAGCAGTTCGGCCTCACGCCGGAAGAGCTGCGTTCAAGGCGCGACCTCTCATCCCTTGCTCTCGTGGAGCCTCTATCCATGCACGCTGCAAACCGCACTCCCCTCGCCGAGCCGCGTATCGTCACCGGCAAGCCCATGCTGATCGCCGGCTTCAGCGGTCATTTCTCGGTCGACAATACGCAAGGCATCCCGCTGCTGTGGCAGAGGATCGTTCCGCATTTCGGCCATATCCCCGGCCAGAAGGGCTATGTCGCTTATGGCGCGAGCTATAATTGCGACGACGTCGGCGCCTTCGACTACATCGCTGGCGCCGAGGTTGCGTCGTTCAGCGAACTGCCCGACGAGTTCGCGCGACTGAGCGTGCCCGAGCAGCGCTGCGCGGTCTTCGAGCACAGCGGCCACATCACCGGCATCAAGCAGACCTATGAGGCGATCTGGCGCGACTGGCTGCCGAAATCGGGCCGCGAGCCGGCCATGGGCGTGACGCTCGAGCGCATGGACCAGCGCTTCGACGGGGCGACCGGCAATGGCATCGTCGAGATCTGGGTGCCGCTGAAGGGCTGAGCTATTTGCCCGCCTCGACGCCGCTGCGCGATGCTGCCTCGCCGGGCTGGATCAGCCCGGCGGACATGATCAGCTTGGCCCCATCCTCGACCGAGATTGAAAGCTCGATCACCTCCTTGCGAGGGAGGTAGAAGAAGAAGCCCGTGGTCGGATTTGGAGTACAGGGCAGGAAAACGCCGATCTGTTCCTCGCCATCGGGCAGCTTGCCGGCGATATCCGGCGCCGCCTCCTGCGCGATGAAGACGATCGACCACATCCCCGGCTGCGGGAACTGCACCATCCCGACCTTGCGGAACGAGGTGCCGGATTGGGAGAAGATCGTCTCGAAGACCTGCTTTACGCCCTTGTACAAGCCTCGCACCACCGGCATGCGGTCAAGGATCGACTCCCCGGCGCCGATCAGCGTGCGTCCGACCAGGTTCGCGGCGAAGAACCCGATCACCGTCAAGCCGATCAGGGCGATGATCAACCCGAAGCCCGGCAGCGGGAACGGCAAATGGTTTTCGGGCCAGAATTGGGCCGGCACCAGCGGCTTCACCAAGCCGTCGACCAGATTGATGAACCACCAGGTCACCGAGGCGGTGATGGCAAGCGGTGCTGCGAGTACGAGCCCGGTCAGGAAATAGCGCCTGAGCCTGGTGCCGAAGGTCGGCCGCAGCAGATCCGTCTGAACGACGAGGCGCGGATCGGGCGTGCGGGCGTTCATCGGCGATCCAGGACTCCATCACTCTTGCGGCTCGGCTACATTGCGCCGCACTATCAGACGATAGCCGAGCGCGCGGCGCTGGCCACCCCCGATTCGCCGGGATCGACGAGTTTCGTGTCCGAACCTTCCAGACCACAGCGCCGCTGGCACCGGCCGCTCTACCTTGCCGCCGGCTGGCTCTGCACGGTTCTCGGCATCATCGGGCTGATCCTGCCGGTCATGCCCGGCACGGTCTTCCTGATTGCGGCCGCCTGGTGCTTCTCGCGCTCCTCGCCGCGCTTCGAAAGCTGGCTGGTCAATCATCCCCGGCTGGGACCGCAGGTCGTGCGCTGGCGGGAAACGGGCGCAATCGCCCGCAGGGCGAAATACGTCGCCTGCGGCTCGATGCTGCTCAGTTTTATCATCGTGGCGGCGACCGACGCGCCGCCGATCGCGCTCTGGCTGAGCGGCGCCGGCCTGATCGCGGCCGCCACCTATGTCGCGAGCCGGCCGGAGCCGCCCGAGGACGAGATCACTCGACGGTGACGGATTTCGCCAGATTGCGCGGCTGGTCGACGTCCTTGCCCATGAAGACCGCCGTCTGGTAGGCGATCATCTGGATCGGCACTGCGTAGACAATCGGCGCGAACAGCGGGTCCATCTCCGGCATGATGATGGTCGCTTCAGGCACGATCCCCGCTTCCGCCGCGCCCTTGGCGTCGGTGATCAGGATGATCCGCCCGCCACGCGCCGCAACCTCCTGCATGTTCGAAGCGGTCTTCTCGAAGAGCGCATCGTGCGGGGCGATGACGATGACCGGCATGTCCTCGTCGATCAGCGCGATCGGGCCGTGCTTGAGCTCGCCCGCCGGATAACCTTCGGCGTGGATATAGCTGATTTCCTTGAGCTTCAGCGCGCCTTCCAGCGCTAGCGGGAAGGCGGTGCCGCGGCCGAGATAGAGCACGTCGCGTGCCCTGGAGAGCTTGCGGGCGAGCTTCTCGATCTCGGGTTCGAGCGTCAGCGCCTGGGCCATCAGACCTGGCAGCGCGATCAACTCCTGAACGTAGCGCGCTTCCTGCTCGGCCGAGAGTGTGCCGCGAGCGCGGGCGGCGGCGATGGCGAGGCCGGCGAGCGCGGTCAATTGGCAGGTGAAGGCCTTGGTCGAGGCGACGCCAATCTCGGGACCGGCCAGCGTCGGGGCAACGACATCGCTCTCGCGCGCGATCGTCGAGGTCGGCACGTTGACGACCGACATGATGTGCTGGCCTTCCTGGCGGGCATAGCGCAGGCAGGCGAGCGTGTCGGCCGTCTCGCCCGATTGCGAGACGAAGAGCGCAAGCCCGTTCGCCGGCAGCGGCGCCTCGCGGTAGCGAAACTCCGAGGCCACATCGATCTCGACCGGCAGGCGCGCCAGCTTCTCGAACCAGTACTTGGCGGTGAGGCCGGCATAATAGGCGGTACCGCAAGCCGAAACGGAGAGGCGCGACAGGCTCTTCCAGTCGAAAGGCACTTCGAAGGGCAAGCGCGTCTTGCCGTTCGCCATGTCGACATAATGCGTCAGCGTGTGACCGACGACCTCCGGCTGCTCATGGATCTCCTTGGCCATGAAGTGGTGGTAATTGCCCTTCTCGACCAGGAAGGCGCCGGCGGCGACGCGCTGGGCGCGGCGATCGACCTGCTGGCCATCCGCGTCGTAGAAGGTCGCGCCCTTGCGGTTCAGCACAACCCAGTCGCCCTCGTCGAGATAGGCGATCAGGTTCGTGAAAGGCGCCAATGCCAGCGCGTCCGAGCCGAGATACATCTCGCCGTCGCCGATGCCGACCGCCAGCGGCGAGCCCTTGCGGGCGCCGATCAGCAGATCCTCCTGCCCTTCGAACAGGAAGGCGAGCGCAAAGGCGCCGCGCAGATGCGGCAGTGCCGCTCCGACCGCCGCGACCGGATCCTTGCCGCGGTCGAGCTCGCGGGTCACCAGATGGGCGATGACTTCGGTGTCGGTTTCGCTCGAAAAGACATGGCCGTCCGCCTCGAGCTCGGCCTTGAGCTCGCGAAAGTTCTCGATGATGCCGTTATGGACCACCGCGAGCTTCTCGGTGGCGTGCGGATGGGCGTTAGTCTCGGTCGGCTTGCCATGCGTCGCCCAGCGCGTGTGGCCGATGCCGATCAGGCCCTCGAGCGGCTCGTTGGAAAGGCGCACTTCGAGATTCTTGAGCTTGCCCTCGGCGCGGCGGCGGCTGAGCTTGCCGCCTTCGAGCGTCGCGACGCCGGCTGAATCATAGCCGCGGTATTCGAGCCGCCGCAGCGCCTCGACGACCTGGCCGGCGACGGCCTGCTTGCCGAGAATGCCCACGATCCCGCACATGCGCGTGCCTCATCCGTTGATATCGATGTGCATCGCCATAATGCCCACTGCGGCTAATGCGAAATCACGTTGAATGTCGAACTGTGAACGAAATGCCCCGCAAATCGCCTATTGCCTGGCTTTTTCTGGCCTGAGCCGCCGCTCTGAACGCCGCCGCCCAGCCCTCACGCTCCATCTGCCGGCCGCGCGCGACCGCGAGCGCATCCGGCTTGACGTCGCGGGTGATGACCGAGCCCGAGCCGATGTAGGCGCCGGCGCCGATCGTAACGGGAGCAACCAGCGCGGAGTTTGAGCCAATGAAGGCGCCCTCCCCGACGATCGTCTTCGCCTTGAAGAAGCCGTCGTAATTGCAGGTGATCGTGCCGGCACCGATATTGGCGTTCGCGCCGATCTCGGCATCGCCGATATAGGTCAGGTGGTTGATCTTGGCGCCCTCGCCGATCGTTGCCGCCTTGATCTCGACGAAGTTGCCGACCCTGGCGCCCTTCGCCAGCTCCGCGCCCGGCCGCAGGCGGGCATAGGGGCCGATCGAGGCGCTCGGCCCGACACTCGCCCCCTCAAGATGCGAGAAGGCGTGGATGACGGCATTGTCCGCGATCCTGACGCCCTTGCCGAAGACGACATTGGGCTCGATCACGACATCGCGGCCAACGACGGTGTCGTGACTGAAGAAGACTGTCTCGGGCGCGAACAGCGTGGCGCCGGCCAGCATCACCTCCAACCGCTTGCGGCGCTGGAAGTCGGCTTCGACCGCTGCCAGCTGGGCGCGATCGTTGACGCCCTGCACTTCGGCCTCCGGCGCGACCCTGGCAACGGCCTTCAAGCCCTGCGCACGCGCCACCGCGACGGCATCGGTCAGATAAAATTCGTTCTGCGCATTGTCGCTGCCGATCGCGTCAAGGATTGAGAGCGCCTGCCTGCCATCGAGCGCCATCAGGCCGGCATTGCAGAGCGTGATGGCGCGCGTCGCCTCGTCGGCATCCTTGTGCTCGACGATTGCCTGCAGCTCGCCAGCCTGCGTCACGAAGCGGCCATAGCCGGTCGGATCGCGCGCCTCGAAGCCGAGGGCGACAACGGCGACGCCGGCACGCAAGGGCTGGCGCAGGTCGGAGAACGTCTCGGGTCGCACCAGCGGCGTGTCGGCGAAAGCGACCAGGACGTCGTCATGGTTGCCCGTCAGACTGTCGCGGGCCGCGAGCACCGCATGTGCCGTGCCCTTGCGCTCGGTCTGGATAAAGACGGCGGCATGCGGGGCGTGCTTCTTCACCTCGGCCGCGACATCGGGCCGATCGGGTCCAATCACGACGGCGAGCGCGTCGGCGCCGGCAGCCGTAACGGCGGCCAAAGCGTGACCGAGCAACGAGCGGCCGGCCACCTCGTGCAGCACCTTGGGCCGCGCCGATTTCATCCGGGTCCCCTCACCCGCCGCCAACACGATGGCGAGACAGGTCCGGGCGGGCTGCATTTCCGTCATGATCGTCCTGTCACATGCTCTTCGAGAGGAAACGCGGCCACGACCGGCTGTCGTCCCGGGCGCAGGCGAATGCCGTACCGGCGGTGGATAGCCGATAGCGAGCGGATTTGGCAAAATCCAGCGGACGATGCGCCGTCACACCGGTTCTGAGCGGACCATTTGGCGCGGCTTCGTTTTCGGCATGGCATTCCTGCATGCAAGGCGTCCCTTTTTTCGCCTTTGGCCTTGCGCCACGCTTTTCAGCCCGGCGCGAAATGCTCTAGAAGCGCATGGCGGCAGAGCTTTGCCGGCCCAAGTTGGACCTGATGTCGAAATCCTTGAATCGCCGTCGATTTTTGAGCCTCGCTGCGACCGGCGCCATCGCGCAGCGGTTTGCCGTCGGCACTGCGGCGGCCCAAGCCCCGACGAGTTGGGCCGGGCTGGTGCAGTCGGTGATCGCCGAGGGACAGCGCTTCGATCCCGCTCTCGTGGTCGAGGCCGCCCGCGTGCTCTCGCGCCGGCCGATGGTGCCGCTTCTCGCGACCGATTTGCCGGAAGGCTACGCCACCCTGCCCTTCGATCAGTATGTCGGCATCCGGGCACAGCCCTCCGGCATGATCTGGGCCGGCGAGAATCGTGGCTTCACCGTCGAGCCGCTTCATCGCGGCTACGTTTTCTCCTCACCGGTCAGCCTGTTCACGGTCGAGGACGATGTCGTCAGACGCGTCGCCTTCGATCCCGGCAAGTTCAATTATGGCCGGGTGGCCCCACCACCCGCGGGCGCGGACCTGCAGTTCTCGGGCTTCCGGGTCTCGGCCGGGCTCGAGCGCCCTTACGAGCTCGCGCTCTTCCAGGGCGCCACCTTCTTCCGTTCGCTGGCGCGTGGCCAGAATTTCGGCGCGATGGCTCGTGCCCTGATCCTGCGGCCGGGCGAACAGCGTGGCGAGGAGATCCCGTTCTTCCGCGCCTACTGGATCGAGCGGCCGAGCCCGGCGGCCGGCGTGCTGATCATCCATGCGCTACTCGATTCCGAAAGCGTCACCGGCGCGGTGCGGATGACATTGCGGCCTGGCGACATCACCTTGGTCGATGTCGAGATGACGCTGTTCGCCCGTGCAAATCTCGACCATGTCGGCTTCGGCTGCGTGATGGGCACTTACCTGTCCGGTCCGCAAAGCCGGCGCGGCTTCGATGATCTGCGGCCAGCAGTCCACGAAGTTTCTGGCGTCCAGATGTTCACCGGCAACGGCGAATGGATCTACCGGCCCGTCAGCAATCCCGCCAACCTGCAGGTCTCCTCCTTCCAGGACTCCAACCCGCGCGGCTTCGGCCTGGTCCAGCGCGAGCGCGACCCGAACGCCTTTGTCGACGACGATCAGCGCTTCGAGCTCCGACCAAGCGTCTGGATGGAGCCGCTCGGCGAGTGGGGGCCGGGCTCGGTGCAGCTCATCGAGATTCCAAGCGAGTCCGAGCTCAACGACAACATCATCAGCTATTGGCGGCCGCGCCAGCCGATCGCCGCCGGCAGCGAGACTACGATCGCCTATCGCCAGGCCTGGTGCTGGCAGCCGCCGGAGCGGCCGCCGCTCGCCATAGCGACCCGTATCAGGCAAGGCCGCGGCTCGCAGGCGCGCCGGCGCCGGTTTCTCGTCGATTTCAGCGGCGACAAGCTAGGCGACCCGGCACTCGTCGCCGCGATCCGCGCCAATGTCACGGCGACTCCAGGCACGATCCAGAACCTGCGTCTCTGGCCTTATCCGGAGCGCCGAACCATGCGCGTCGCCTTCGAAGTCGATCCAGGCAGCGAAACGCTCTCGGAGCTGCGTCTTGTGCTCGATGCCGGCGGCCAGCCGGCTTCGGAAACCTTGTTGAACCGGTGGACCTGGTGACCGTGGACGCACTTGCCCGTCGGGGCGATACCGAGCCCATGACCAGTTGCCCGGCGCCG
This sequence is a window from Bosea vestrisii. Protein-coding genes within it:
- a CDS encoding succinate dehydrogenase assembly factor 2; its protein translation is MSGSTRSSEGLDPRRRKILFRAWHRGMRETDLIMGRFADAQIGALSEAELDEFERLIEVLDRDLLSWITGEAQVPSNYDSDVFRRLKAFHQHDKPIHV
- the mfd gene encoding transcription-repair coupling factor, with the translated sequence MSIPPPAQIAKPQLERVLDALNRGDKPTLAGVPDGFDAVILADLTRARAKKSEGPALIVFVARDGQRLQVLENALQFVAPDLEVMSFPAWDCQPYDRVSPAPSIVAHRMTTLSRLARTKSGDKPRLLLTTVNAALQRVPGFGKVASESFSAAPGNMVDTEELARWLDINGYMRTSTVRETGEFAVRGGIVDLFPPGMPAPIRLDFFGDTLESIRTFDPETQRTTGQLRGLDLVPMSEAQMTSDSIRRFRQSYIATFGTPGRDDTLYEAVSEGRRPAGLEHWLPLLAEKLDTLFTYLPDVPIVLDHQAEDAVGERISLIKDYYDARKSALGQPSPGSIPYKPLPPEALYLSPADWRGIIGEAGVASLTPFQLPESEGKLVVDLAGKQGRSFAAERADNAGSVFDAAVAHVKALEADGRRVILAAWSEGSRERLAHVLADHGLKTVQMTGSLRAAFDLKPGTTALAVWGFETGFEAGKLAVIGEQDILGDRLVRPRRKTRRPQDFINELSSLTPGDIVVHVDHGIGRFVGLQTITAAGAPHDCLEIHYAGDAKLFLPAENIELLSRYGSEDTEVVLDRLGGGGWQARKAKLKQRIREMAGKLIQIAAARALKEAPRLVPQDGLYDEFCARFPYEETEDQQNTIDAVLDDLAAGRPMDRLVCGDVGFGKTEVALRAAFTTALAGKQVAVVVPTTLLARQHYRNFAERFAGLPVKVGQASRFVSAPDLKAVKQGISDGTMDITVGTHALLGKGIDFKDLGLVIVDEEQHFGVAHKERLKEMRAEVHMLTLTATPIPRTLQLAMTGVRELSIIATPPVDRLAVRTFVTPFDPLIVREALLRERYRGGRSFYVVPRIEDIAEVKDFLDKQVPEAKVGIAHGQMAAGTLEDVMTAFYEGQYDILLSTTIVESGLDIPTANTLIVHRADMFGLAQLYQLRGRVGRSKVRAYALFTVPANRKLTDQADKRLKVLQSLDTLGAGFQLASHDLDIRGAGNLLGDEQSGHIKEVGYELYQQMLEEAVAALKAGIEIESDAQWSPTIQIGAPVMIPEHYIGDLTLRLTLYKRLSTMDDDGELQSFGAELVDRFGPLPEEVKQLLEIVAIKALCKRANVEKVEAGPKGIIVAFRDNEFANPEGLVSYVAKIGTLAKVRPDMRVVFIDDLESAEQRLTGTRRLLTDLARIAERKKAA
- the recG gene encoding ATP-dependent DNA helicase RecG, whose amino-acid sequence is MRPSALDPLFAPATALSGVGPKLAKALDKLLGDETHATRVIDLLFHLPTGAIDRRPSESIIEAPIGEIATFSARVTEHRPAPPTKAKAPYRIIVEDETGDVTLVFFHADVRHLLQTLPVGAYRIISGKLELWDGMRQMVHPDRILDPKLAATMPSVEPVYGLTEGIGGRVMARIAAGAAERCPELPEWQDGAFLARNDFAPFRDAIHALHHPVDLKAAQGDTVARRRIAYDELLASQIALALVRRQQKKSAGRATAGDGVLRRAIETTLPFTLTEGQRKAIADIHDDMEKPERMLRLLQGDVGSGKTVVALMAMAAAAEARRQSVLMAPTEILARQHAERLAPLADKAGLKLALLTGREKGAGRRQVLEGLVNGEIDIAVGTHALFQEGVAFRDLALAVVDEQHRFGVHQRLLLGAKGEAVDILVMTATPIPRTLSLTWFGDMDISVLAEKPAGRKPIATKAISSERHDEVVGAVGRAIGAGAQVYWVCPLVQESDTLDVAAAQQRFEALQEEFGDKVGLLHGQMPGRDKDAAMAAFSGGQTRLLVSTTVIEVGVDVPNASVMVIEHAERFGLAQLHQLRGRIGRGSAASTCLLLYKGPLGPVAEARLSIMRETEDGFRIAEEDLRLRGEGEVLGTKQSGSPDWRIARPEIDGDLLAAARDDARLLIERDPHLETERGQAVRTLLYLFERDVAIRLLRAG